In a single window of the Olivibacter sp. SDN3 genome:
- the truA gene encoding tRNA pseudouridine(38-40) synthase TruA: MNLQSKRYFIELAFNGEAYHGWQIQHNANTVQEMLNIALSKLLRGAVETVGCGRTDTGVHAKQLYAHFDDNHGMIADNEDRILTGMNALLPRDIAVKRLFAVDQSAHARFDAVKRSYEYHVHFNKDPFLYGRSWQIRDKPNVEAMNEAAQLMMAYKDFSCFSKSHTQVFTNNCVITHAAWQWLNTDQLVFYISADRFLRNMVRAIVGTLMEIGSGKQPVGYIRNVIESKNRSKAGVSVPACGLYLTEVLYPWDLT; this comes from the coding sequence GTGAACTTACAATCGAAAAGATACTTTATTGAATTAGCTTTCAACGGTGAAGCTTACCATGGGTGGCAGATTCAACATAACGCCAATACTGTTCAGGAAATGCTCAACATCGCGTTGAGTAAGTTATTAAGGGGGGCTGTTGAAACGGTTGGCTGTGGGAGGACCGATACCGGCGTACATGCCAAGCAGTTGTATGCTCATTTTGACGATAACCACGGAATGATTGCCGATAACGAAGACCGTATATTGACAGGAATGAACGCATTGTTACCGCGCGACATCGCAGTGAAGCGACTATTTGCAGTGGATCAAAGTGCACATGCCCGATTTGATGCGGTAAAGCGTTCATATGAATACCATGTACATTTTAATAAAGACCCATTTTTATATGGTCGGTCTTGGCAGATAAGAGATAAACCTAATGTGGAGGCCATGAATGAAGCAGCACAGCTTATGATGGCGTACAAGGACTTTAGTTGTTTCAGTAAATCACATACACAGGTATTCACCAACAACTGCGTAATCACGCATGCGGCGTGGCAGTGGTTAAATACCGATCAGCTGGTTTTTTACATATCTGCTGATCGGTTTTTGCGTAATATGGTACGGGCGATTGTAGGAACGCTAATGGAAATAGGGTCTGGTAAACAACCTGTAGGTTATATACGTAACGTTATTGAAAGTAAAAATAGAAGTAAGGCAGGTGTTTCTGTACCTGCATGTGGCCTTTATCTGACGGAAGTATTGTATCCATGGGATTTGACATAG
- a CDS encoding SDR family oxidoreductase → MKRLDFRGRWVLVTGASSGLGEEIARQLASIHGANLILLARRKERLESLKKALEYEAKVEVEVVVADLSVTGDVERITDEILKKKTVYAVVLNAGITYLGNHMELSREKFNQMVQINIVSTTYMINVLVRYFEKQQAEGGVMVVSSMAALFPTPYQAVYAGTKGFLLNFVSALSKELTNSRFSFTVFMPGGIATEMTAGDQFNGLRSYLMPVQQVAREGLSAFKRRKSTYIPGFFNRLSSRLSFLLRKDFIIKQTGSAYRKSLEKLTK, encoded by the coding sequence ATGAAACGTTTAGATTTTAGAGGTAGATGGGTACTGGTTACAGGTGCTTCTTCGGGGTTGGGCGAAGAAATTGCAAGGCAGTTGGCCAGTATTCACGGGGCTAATCTAATATTGTTAGCGCGTAGAAAGGAGCGCTTGGAATCTCTGAAAAAGGCATTGGAATATGAAGCTAAAGTAGAGGTTGAAGTAGTCGTGGCAGATTTATCGGTAACCGGTGACGTCGAACGAATCACAGATGAAATATTGAAAAAGAAAACGGTGTATGCTGTAGTACTAAATGCTGGAATAACTTATTTGGGAAACCACATGGAACTTTCGCGGGAAAAATTTAATCAAATGGTTCAGATTAATATTGTAAGTACCACATATATGATTAATGTTTTAGTGCGTTATTTTGAAAAGCAACAAGCTGAGGGGGGGGTGATGGTAGTGTCAAGTATGGCGGCACTTTTCCCAACCCCTTATCAGGCAGTTTACGCTGGAACAAAAGGGTTTCTGCTGAATTTTGTATCTGCTCTTTCGAAGGAGCTGACCAATAGCAGGTTTTCTTTTACTGTTTTTATGCCGGGAGGTATTGCGACGGAAATGACCGCAGGAGACCAGTTCAACGGGCTTAGATCTTATTTAATGCCAGTACAACAGGTGGCAAGAGAGGGATTGAGCGCATTTAAAAGGAGGAAATCAACTTATATACCTGGTTTTTTTAATAGGTTAAGCAGCAGGTTATCATTTTTGCTACGAAAAGACTTTATTATTAAGCAAACAGGTAGCGCTTATCGTAAATCTTTGGAAAAATTGACAAAGTAG
- a CDS encoding OmpA family protein produces MNFKLKKAGYTAILTLITTSSVMAQSTEINEVKPFAPTTEYRTWSIGVGLGVVNQWNGMGFLRDFKAVEHQLGYNFYVRNQILPSLGVQAEYFGGKLSGGMKTNDNNFSTSLPWSASLSANITLANINWRHREGIIKPYFTIGGGIMGYQPTTEINGVVSELESTTTAFIPAGLGLKFGVTPDINLDLGYQLNLVNTGELDGVTRRRRDMFSYTRIGIEFALGNGNKPFLANRNPVADMQKEYQANYDELAAALQIEREEHEALKAQLATDLADDDADGVANKFDKCPGTPANTKVDGSGCPLPEAKQVVQQITVTEEDRRVVDEAIKNLEFDLSKATIRPSSYPSLDKVANLLIEKNFSLKLAGHTDNTGSMQLNMRLSKERAEAVKAYLVSKGANPSRIEATGYGPTQPIATNSTAEGRQANRRVEFTLY; encoded by the coding sequence ATGAACTTTAAACTAAAAAAAGCTGGTTATACTGCCATCCTGACATTAATAACAACATCGTCGGTCATGGCACAATCTACAGAAATCAATGAGGTGAAACCGTTTGCGCCTACAACCGAGTACCGTACCTGGTCAATTGGAGTTGGGTTAGGGGTAGTCAACCAATGGAATGGAATGGGCTTTCTCCGGGATTTCAAGGCCGTGGAACACCAGCTGGGATATAATTTTTACGTGAGAAATCAAATTCTTCCGAGCTTAGGTGTCCAAGCTGAATATTTTGGGGGAAAACTAAGTGGCGGTATGAAAACAAACGACAATAATTTTTCTACATCTTTACCTTGGTCTGCTTCACTGAGTGCCAATATTACATTAGCGAATATCAATTGGCGACATAGAGAAGGAATCATCAAACCTTACTTCACAATTGGTGGGGGTATTATGGGATACCAACCAACAACGGAAATAAACGGAGTTGTCAGTGAATTGGAGTCGACAACCACCGCCTTTATACCCGCTGGCCTTGGGCTGAAATTTGGGGTAACACCCGATATTAATTTAGACCTAGGTTATCAATTAAACCTTGTAAATACAGGAGAACTAGATGGTGTTACCAGGAGACGCCGAGACATGTTTTCATATACAAGAATAGGAATCGAATTTGCTTTAGGGAATGGCAATAAGCCTTTTTTAGCTAATCGTAACCCCGTTGCAGATATGCAAAAGGAGTATCAGGCGAATTACGATGAGTTAGCTGCTGCACTGCAAATCGAAAGGGAAGAGCATGAGGCATTGAAAGCACAACTGGCAACTGATTTAGCCGACGACGATGCCGATGGTGTGGCCAATAAATTTGATAAATGTCCCGGAACGCCTGCAAATACAAAAGTCGATGGGTCAGGCTGTCCGTTACCTGAAGCGAAGCAGGTCGTGCAACAAATCACCGTAACAGAAGAAGATAGACGTGTGGTTGATGAAGCGATTAAGAACTTAGAATTTGATTTGAGTAAAGCGACCATTCGCCCAAGTTCTTATCCTAGCCTGGACAAAGTAGCTAATTTATTAATAGAGAAGAATTTTAGTCTTAAACTAGCCGGGCATACAGACAATACGGGCTCTATGCAACTCAATATGCGCTTATCAAAAGAACGTGCCGAAGCGGTGAAAGCCTATCTGGTAAGTAAAGGAGCTAATCCTTCCCGCATAGAGGCAACAGGCTATGGACCAACACAACCAATAGCAACAAATTCAACTGCAGAAGGCCGACAAGCAAATCGTCGGGTGGAATTTACTTTATATTAA
- a CDS encoding RNA polymerase sigma factor, with protein sequence MKYRFGYLNRSKNVTLEGALDSCVQKDDERGKEFIYKKYYGYVIAVVMRYVKNEYDAEELVNETFIKAFKNLSKFNKIGEGEVLEKSFRGWLARIAANLSIDLLRSQKSMVALEDVGEHDVKPVMINATDKLYAEDILKLLEGLPEIQRLIFNLYEVEGYAHEEIGKLLNIPDSTSRTYLTRAKQKLRKLYTEQFAVGR encoded by the coding sequence GTGAAGTATCGCTTTGGATATTTAAATAGAAGTAAAAATGTAACACTAGAGGGTGCATTGGATAGCTGTGTCCAAAAAGATGACGAACGTGGTAAAGAATTTATCTATAAGAAATACTATGGTTATGTGATAGCGGTGGTTATGCGATATGTGAAAAATGAATATGACGCCGAAGAACTAGTGAATGAAACGTTCATAAAGGCATTTAAGAACCTCTCTAAGTTTAATAAGATAGGTGAAGGAGAGGTGCTTGAAAAATCTTTTCGCGGTTGGTTAGCTAGAATCGCAGCTAATCTTTCAATTGATTTATTGCGTTCGCAGAAAAGTATGGTCGCATTGGAAGATGTGGGCGAGCATGACGTAAAGCCAGTAATGATCAATGCAACGGATAAGCTTTATGCTGAAGATATACTAAAGCTGCTTGAAGGTTTGCCTGAAATACAGCGCTTAATATTTAATCTGTATGAAGTGGAGGGATATGCTCATGAGGAAATAGGGAAACTATTAAACATACCTGATAGTACCTCTAGAACATACCTTACCCGGGCGAAGCAAAAACTGAGAAAACTATATACTGAACAATTTGCGGTAGGAAGATAG
- the lysS gene encoding lysine--tRNA ligase — MSNNILSEQEILRREALTQLVKLGIDPYPADAFEVNANAHDILENYERDKLNYKTISIAGRMMSRRIMGSASFIELQDATGRIQIYLNRDELCPTEDKTLYNTVFKKLLDIGDFLGIKGHVFTTQTGTISIHATEIKVLSKSLRPLPIVKEAGGKVFDAVTDPEFRYRQRYVDLVVNPQIRETFVKITKIKSAIRNFLDERGALEVDTPVLQSIPGGAAAKPFITHHNALDIPLYLRIANELYLKRLIVGGYDWVYEFSRNFRNEGMDRTHNPEFTVLEFYVAYKDYLWMMDTTEQLFEKIAVATNGKTILKVGDKEINFAAPYKRISIYDAIKEHTDFDVSSLDEAGLRDVCEQLDIPVDESMGKGKLIDEIFGEKCEHHYIQPTFIIDYPVEMSPLTKKHRDTEGLVERFELMINGKELANAYSELNDPIDQLNRFEDQLKLMERGDDEAMFIDYDFLRALEYGMPPTAGIGIGIDRLAMLMTNQASIQDVLFFPQMRPEKVIKTASIADYEAEGVPAAWVPVLQKMGLNTIESLKAANPNKVFNDLGGMRKKMKLDITMPSKETVMDWFK, encoded by the coding sequence ATGAGCAACAATATATTATCAGAACAAGAGATTTTACGAAGGGAAGCGCTGACACAACTGGTTAAACTAGGAATCGATCCTTATCCAGCAGACGCTTTTGAAGTCAATGCGAATGCACATGATATACTCGAAAATTATGAACGCGATAAGCTGAATTATAAAACCATCAGTATAGCCGGCCGGATGATGAGCAGACGCATTATGGGCAGTGCCTCGTTCATTGAGTTGCAAGATGCTACCGGACGTATACAAATCTATCTTAATAGAGACGAGCTATGCCCAACAGAAGACAAGACCTTGTATAATACTGTTTTCAAGAAGCTATTAGATATCGGTGATTTCCTGGGAATCAAAGGGCATGTGTTTACCACTCAAACCGGAACCATCTCTATACATGCCACCGAAATAAAAGTACTATCAAAATCACTTCGACCTCTTCCCATCGTTAAAGAAGCTGGAGGAAAAGTATTTGACGCTGTAACGGATCCTGAATTTCGTTACAGACAACGTTATGTTGATTTGGTAGTCAATCCCCAGATACGTGAAACATTTGTCAAAATAACAAAAATAAAGTCGGCTATAAGAAACTTCTTAGATGAACGTGGCGCACTTGAAGTTGACACTCCGGTATTGCAAAGTATACCTGGAGGAGCTGCGGCAAAACCTTTCATTACCCATCACAATGCACTTGATATTCCTTTGTATCTGCGCATCGCTAACGAACTGTATCTTAAACGCTTAATTGTTGGCGGGTACGACTGGGTATACGAGTTCAGTCGTAATTTCCGTAATGAGGGAATGGACAGAACCCACAACCCCGAGTTCACGGTGTTGGAATTTTACGTGGCATACAAAGATTACCTTTGGATGATGGATACTACAGAGCAGCTTTTTGAAAAGATTGCTGTTGCTACTAATGGAAAAACCATCCTAAAAGTTGGCGATAAAGAGATAAACTTCGCTGCACCTTATAAGAGGATAAGTATTTACGATGCCATTAAAGAGCATACAGATTTCGACGTAAGTTCCTTGGATGAGGCTGGTTTACGAGATGTGTGTGAACAACTCGACATACCTGTGGATGAAAGTATGGGCAAGGGGAAACTCATTGATGAAATATTTGGTGAAAAATGCGAACATCATTATATACAACCGACGTTCATCATCGATTATCCGGTTGAAATGAGTCCGTTAACAAAAAAACACCGAGACACAGAAGGTTTAGTGGAACGCTTTGAGCTTATGATTAACGGCAAAGAGCTCGCTAACGCTTATTCAGAACTCAACGACCCAATCGATCAGTTAAATCGTTTTGAGGATCAACTAAAACTCATGGAACGTGGAGATGATGAGGCCATGTTTATAGACTACGATTTCCTGAGAGCCTTGGAGTACGGCATGCCCCCTACCGCTGGTATTGGAATTGGAATCGACCGTCTGGCGATGCTGATGACCAATCAAGCTAGCATACAGGATGTATTATTTTTCCCTCAAATGAGGCCTGAAAAAGTAATTAAAACGGCTTCTATAGCCGATTATGAAGCTGAGGGCGTTCCAGCTGCCTGGGTTCCTGTATTACAAAAAATGGGGTTGAACACAATTGAAAGTCTCAAGGCGGCTAATCCCAACAAGGTTTTTAATGATCTGGGAGGGATGCGAAAAAAAATGAAGCTAGATATTACCATGCCTTCGAAGGAAACGGTGATGGATTGGTTTAAATAA
- the rpoC gene encoding DNA-directed RNA polymerase subunit beta', giving the protein MSYKKDNKIKSNFTSITISLSSPEAILERSSGEVLKPETINYRTYKPERDGLFCERIFGPVKDYECHCGKYKRIRYKGIVCDRCGVEVTEKKVRRERMGHINLVVPVAHIWYFRSLPNKIGYLLGLPTKKLDMIIYYERYVVIQPGIKEEDGIQYMDFLTEEEYLDLLDTLPKENQYLDDKDPQKFIAKMGAEALEELLHRIDLDQLSYDLRHQAANETSQQRKNEALKRLQVVEAFRGSRDRIENRPEWMIVKIVPVIPPELRPLVPLEGGRFATSDLNDLYRRVIIRNNRLKRLIEIKAPEVILRNEKRMLQEAVDSLFDNSRKVNAVKTEGNRALKSLSDILKGKQGRFRQNLLGKRVDYSARSVIVVGPNLKLHECGLPKDMAAELYKPFIIRKMIERGVVKTVKSAKKIVDRKDPIVWDILENVLKGHPVLLNRAPTLHRLGIQSFQPKLVEGKAIQLHPLVCTAFNADFDGDQMAVHLPLGNAAILEAQILMLAAHNILNPANGTPITVPSQDMVLGLYYITKGRRTDDSRVVKGQDMTFYSPEEVIIAYNEKQIDLHAFIQVKTNVKDKEGNIVNKVIDTTVGRVLFNQMVPEEVGYINELLTKKSLRDIIGDVVKSTGMARAAQFLDDIKELGFQMAFRGGLSFNLQDLNIPDAKAGLIEQATREVEEVMNNYNMGFITNNERYNQIIDIWTRINNRLTANVMDILSNDNQGFNSVYMMLDSGARGSKEQIRQLCGMRGLMAKPQKSGSSGGEIIENPILSNFKEGLSVLEYFISTHGARKGLADTALKTADAGYLTRRLHDVAQDMIVTEEDCGTLRGIFTTALKDNEDIVEPLYDRILGRTSLHDVYDNVTNELLVGADQDITEEIAEKIEQSAVEGIEIRSVLTCESKRGVCALCYGRNLASGKRVQMGEAVGVIAAQSIGEPGTQLTLRTFHVGGTASNIAAESQVIAKFDGIIEFENMRSVERETEEGKLHIVLGRSGEFRILDPESKKVLMTNNIPYGSFLYVADGDKVSKGDRICSWDPYNAVIISEFAGKVEFESIIEGVTYREESDEQTGHREKVIIDTRDKTKNPAIKILDTAGDVIRTYNLPVGAHISVDDNGKAKVGEIIAKIPRSAGKTRDITGGLPRVTELFEARNPSNPAVVTEIDGVVTLGGVKRGNREIQIESRDGQVKKYLVPLSKHILVQDNDFVKAGMPLSDGSISPADILAIKGPAAVQEYLVNGIQEVYRLQGVKINDKHFETIVHQMMQKVMIEDPGDTRFLEKDAVNKWDFIEENDSMYDKKVVTDAGDSNVLKAGQIVSLRKLREENSSLKRRDLKLVQVRDAIAATSSPMLQGITRASLGTKSFISAASFQETTKVLNEAAISGKRDDLLGLKENVIVGHLIPSGTGLRNYDRIIVGSKEEYDQLLASKEEV; this is encoded by the coding sequence ATGTCTTATAAGAAAGATAATAAAATCAAAAGTAATTTCACCTCGATAACTATCAGTTTATCGTCTCCAGAAGCTATTTTGGAGCGCTCAAGCGGAGAGGTGTTAAAACCAGAAACTATCAATTACCGTACCTATAAGCCGGAACGTGATGGTTTGTTCTGTGAACGTATTTTCGGTCCTGTAAAAGATTATGAGTGCCACTGTGGGAAATATAAGCGTATCCGTTATAAAGGGATTGTTTGTGACCGTTGTGGTGTTGAAGTTACCGAGAAAAAAGTGCGTCGTGAGCGTATGGGTCATATCAATTTGGTAGTGCCCGTTGCACATATATGGTATTTTCGTTCATTGCCTAATAAGATAGGCTACTTGTTGGGGCTTCCAACCAAGAAGCTGGATATGATTATTTATTATGAACGATATGTAGTCATCCAGCCTGGAATAAAAGAAGAAGATGGTATCCAATATATGGATTTTCTTACGGAAGAGGAGTATCTCGACCTTTTGGATACCTTGCCTAAAGAAAATCAGTATTTAGATGATAAAGACCCGCAGAAGTTCATTGCTAAGATGGGAGCGGAAGCGTTGGAAGAATTATTACACCGTATCGATTTAGATCAACTTTCGTATGATCTACGTCATCAAGCTGCTAATGAGACTTCCCAGCAACGTAAAAATGAAGCGTTAAAGCGCCTTCAGGTTGTAGAGGCTTTTCGTGGTTCCCGCGATCGTATAGAAAACCGGCCGGAGTGGATGATTGTAAAGATTGTTCCGGTGATTCCTCCTGAATTGCGCCCATTGGTGCCTTTGGAAGGTGGCCGTTTTGCAACATCGGATCTGAACGATCTTTACCGTCGTGTAATTATACGCAACAACCGTTTAAAGCGTTTAATTGAAATCAAGGCACCTGAAGTTATTTTGCGTAATGAAAAACGTATGCTTCAAGAGGCTGTTGATTCGCTGTTTGATAACTCACGTAAGGTGAATGCAGTTAAAACAGAGGGTAACAGAGCTTTGAAATCTTTATCGGATATATTGAAAGGTAAGCAAGGACGTTTCCGCCAAAATTTACTGGGTAAACGTGTGGATTATTCTGCTCGTTCCGTAATTGTTGTGGGACCAAACCTTAAGCTACATGAGTGTGGTTTGCCCAAGGATATGGCAGCCGAACTTTATAAGCCATTTATCATTCGTAAGATGATTGAGCGTGGCGTAGTAAAAACCGTTAAGTCTGCTAAAAAAATAGTCGATCGCAAAGATCCTATTGTTTGGGATATCTTGGAGAATGTACTTAAAGGACACCCTGTATTACTGAACCGTGCTCCTACACTCCACCGTTTAGGTATCCAATCGTTCCAACCAAAACTAGTTGAAGGTAAGGCGATCCAGCTTCACCCGTTAGTGTGTACAGCGTTCAATGCCGACTTTGATGGTGACCAGATGGCAGTGCATTTGCCTCTAGGTAACGCGGCAATCCTGGAAGCCCAAATTTTAATGTTGGCAGCCCATAATATCTTAAACCCTGCAAATGGTACACCTATTACTGTGCCTTCTCAAGACATGGTGTTGGGGCTTTACTATATTACTAAAGGTCGTAGAACAGACGATAGCCGTGTAGTGAAGGGGCAGGATATGACTTTTTACTCTCCGGAGGAGGTAATTATTGCCTACAATGAAAAACAAATTGATCTGCATGCTTTTATTCAGGTAAAAACCAATGTAAAGGATAAGGAAGGCAATATCGTTAATAAAGTTATCGATACGACTGTGGGACGGGTGCTTTTCAACCAAATGGTTCCAGAGGAAGTTGGTTATATTAATGAACTCTTAACAAAAAAATCACTAAGGGATATTATCGGAGATGTTGTGAAATCGACGGGTATGGCAAGAGCAGCTCAATTCTTAGATGATATTAAAGAGCTGGGATTCCAAATGGCCTTCCGTGGCGGTCTGTCATTCAACCTTCAGGATTTGAACATTCCGGATGCCAAAGCTGGATTGATTGAACAAGCAACTAGAGAAGTGGAAGAAGTTATGAATAACTATAACATGGGATTCATAACCAATAACGAGCGCTATAATCAGATTATCGATATTTGGACCCGTATCAATAACCGTTTAACGGCCAATGTAATGGATATCCTATCTAATGATAATCAAGGCTTTAACTCGGTTTATATGATGCTAGATTCCGGTGCGCGTGGTTCGAAAGAACAAATCCGCCAGCTCTGCGGTATGCGGGGACTGATGGCCAAGCCTCAGAAGTCTGGATCTTCCGGTGGTGAGATTATTGAAAATCCGATCCTTTCCAACTTCAAAGAAGGGCTTTCGGTTTTGGAGTACTTCATCTCTACACACGGTGCGCGTAAAGGTTTGGCCGATACGGCATTGAAGACTGCGGATGCTGGTTACCTAACCCGTCGTTTACATGATGTGGCTCAGGATATGATTGTAACCGAAGAGGACTGTGGTACGCTGAGAGGTATCTTTACTACCGCATTAAAAGATAATGAGGATATCGTGGAACCTCTTTACGATCGCATTTTAGGGCGGACTTCCTTACACGATGTGTATGATAATGTAACCAACGAGTTATTAGTAGGAGCAGACCAAGATATTACCGAAGAAATAGCCGAAAAGATTGAACAATCTGCTGTTGAAGGTATAGAAATCAGGTCAGTTTTAACCTGCGAGAGTAAACGAGGTGTTTGTGCTCTTTGTTATGGACGTAATCTTGCGTCAGGTAAGCGCGTACAGATGGGAGAGGCCGTTGGTGTTATCGCGGCTCAGTCCATTGGTGAACCAGGTACTCAGCTAACACTTCGTACCTTCCACGTGGGGGGTACTGCATCTAACATTGCTGCTGAATCGCAAGTTATCGCTAAATTCGATGGTATCATTGAATTTGAGAACATGCGTTCGGTAGAGCGGGAAACGGAAGAAGGCAAGCTACATATTGTGCTGGGCCGCTCCGGTGAGTTCCGTATTTTAGATCCAGAATCTAAAAAAGTGTTAATGACTAATAATATTCCTTACGGTTCGTTCCTGTACGTTGCAGACGGAGATAAAGTGAGCAAGGGTGATCGTATCTGTTCGTGGGATCCATATAATGCGGTAATCATTTCGGAATTTGCTGGTAAGGTAGAATTTGAGTCGATTATCGAAGGCGTAACTTATCGTGAAGAGTCTGACGAGCAGACAGGTCACCGTGAGAAAGTAATTATCGACACGAGAGATAAAACAAAAAATCCTGCTATTAAAATTTTAGATACCGCGGGCGATGTAATACGAACCTATAACTTACCGGTTGGTGCTCACATTTCTGTGGATGATAATGGTAAAGCAAAGGTAGGGGAGATTATAGCTAAAATTCCTCGTTCAGCAGGAAAAACCCGAGATATTACTGGTGGTTTGCCTCGCGTAACTGAATTATTTGAGGCACGTAATCCTTCTAACCCGGCAGTGGTAACTGAAATAGACGGTGTAGTGACTTTAGGTGGAGTTAAGCGTGGTAATCGGGAAATCCAAATCGAATCGCGTGATGGACAGGTGAAAAAATATTTAGTACCTCTTTCTAAGCACATCCTTGTACAGGATAATGACTTTGTAAAGGCTGGTATGCCTCTATCTGACGGATCAATTTCTCCTGCAGATATTTTAGCGATTAAGGGGCCTGCCGCTGTACAGGAATACCTGGTGAACGGTATTCAAGAAGTTTATCGTCTACAAGGTGTGAAGATCAATGATAAACACTTTGAAACGATTGTACACCAGATGATGCAGAAGGTAATGATTGAAGACCCGGGCGATACACGTTTCCTTGAAAAGGATGCTGTAAATAAATGGGACTTCATCGAGGAGAATGACTCGATGTACGATAAGAAAGTGGTTACTGACGCAGGTGATTCGAACGTTTTGAAGGCTGGGCAAATCGTGTCTTTACGCAAGTTGCGTGAAGAAAACTCAAGCCTAAAACGTCGCGATCTTAAATTGGTACAGGTGCGTGATGCAATAGCTGCCACCTCTAGTCCGATGTTGCAGGGTATCACCCGAGCATCTTTGGGTACCAAATCATTTATTTCTGCAGCTTCTTTCCAGGAGACGACTAAAGTCTTGAACGAAGCAGCTATCAGCGGTAAGCGCGATGATTTATTAGGTCTCAAAGAAAACGTAATCGTAGGGCACTTAATACCTTCCGGTACTGGTTTGCGTAACTATGATCGAATTATTGTTGGTTCTAAAGAAGAGTACGATCAATTATTAGCTTCTAAGGAAGAAGTATAG
- a CDS encoding DUF4293 domain-containing protein produces MIQRIQTIWLFIASITILSLFLFPYVQFFDVNGIAMALKINGVLDSTGGQNQLNTSFSFILQTIATIVLGILPLVTIFNYKNRKKQVNLIMFTIILTILFSFWLFITASNAVHAVGRAITLSNIGIGALLVPLYIIFLLLAIKGIRKDNKLIKSAERLR; encoded by the coding sequence ATGATACAGCGTATACAAACTATTTGGCTGTTTATTGCCAGTATTACTATCCTAAGTCTTTTCTTATTCCCTTACGTTCAGTTTTTTGACGTTAATGGCATTGCTATGGCGTTGAAGATAAATGGGGTGTTAGACAGTACCGGAGGCCAAAATCAGCTCAACACCTCTTTCTCTTTTATACTACAAACAATTGCAACAATTGTATTGGGGATCTTACCATTGGTAACCATCTTCAACTATAAAAACAGAAAAAAGCAGGTGAATTTAATTATGTTTACCATCATACTAACCATACTATTCTCCTTCTGGCTGTTTATTACTGCCAGTAACGCAGTCCACGCAGTTGGTAGAGCAATAACCCTAAGCAACATAGGGATTGGGGCACTTTTGGTGCCACTCTATATTATCTTTCTTTTGTTAGCTATTAAGGGTATCAGAAAAGATAATAAACTTATTAAATCTGCTGAACGACTTCGTTAA
- a CDS encoding DUF3467 domain-containing protein, with amino-acid sequence MEEQQNNQLNIELTEDIAEGVYANLAIITHSHTEFVVDFIRVMPGVPKAKVKSRIVLTPEHAKRLMKAFQDNIAKYEAMNGKIDTHEEPPFPMNFGGPTAQA; translated from the coding sequence ATGGAAGAGCAGCAAAATAATCAATTGAATATTGAATTGACGGAGGACATAGCGGAGGGGGTGTACGCTAATTTAGCTATCATTACCCATTCTCATACTGAATTTGTAGTTGATTTTATCAGGGTTATGCCCGGCGTTCCCAAGGCCAAGGTGAAGTCAAGAATCGTTTTGACGCCCGAACATGCTAAGCGTTTGATGAAAGCATTTCAGGATAATATTGCCAAATATGAGGCAATGAATGGTAAAATCGATACACATGAAGAACCTCCGTTTCCTATGAATTTTGGAGGGCCAACGGCGCAGGCTTAA